Proteins encoded within one genomic window of Neorhizobium galegae bv. orientalis str. HAMBI 540:
- a CDS encoding PaaI family thioesterase: MDGLDPVSETVFDPAAAGWTKRRSNPFSDVVGPFWQKQEDGQVLFGLLCTPQTLNNARVMHGGALATFCDQALGGTLHETLSRGQDPDAPPVRSVTVQLNVQFLAAVRPFDFVIARCRVTRKTRTLVFLDGFVEVGNEAVASLQAVFKLVKPAV; the protein is encoded by the coding sequence ATGGATGGTCTCGACCCGGTTTCCGAGACCGTCTTCGATCCTGCTGCGGCAGGTTGGACGAAGCGCCGGTCCAACCCTTTCTCCGATGTGGTCGGGCCGTTCTGGCAGAAGCAGGAGGATGGCCAGGTCCTCTTCGGGCTACTCTGCACGCCGCAGACGCTGAACAATGCGCGCGTGATGCATGGAGGCGCGCTCGCGACCTTCTGCGATCAGGCATTGGGCGGCACGCTCCATGAGACCTTGTCGCGCGGTCAAGACCCCGATGCGCCGCCGGTGCGGTCCGTCACGGTCCAGCTCAACGTCCAGTTTCTCGCGGCCGTGCGGCCGTTCGATTTTGTGATCGCCCGCTGTCGTGTCACCCGAAAAACGCGCACGCTGGTGTTCCTGGACGGGTTTGTGGAAGTGGGCAACGAGGCTGTCGCATCGCTGCAGGCGGTGTTCAAGCTGGTCAAGCCGGCCGTCTGA
- a CDS encoding SARP family transcriptional regulator has product MDRMDEKHAVFRMYLLGPFSLVDSKGKSATPRSQKAQAILAMLALSARGSRSRVWLRDKLWSDRSEDQAAASLRQALLDIHKALGSCRDLIIADKNTVWLDMDSIALDTDDMLRSERLADQITDELLEGMDIRDPEFEDWLTVERQNWYRRIEEGRVDDVFEPRQQPRRDVSTLSALLPLTGLPDQRPTDIPSAAAGNDPDKPPSPDNIQWTIALQPPIVVGAGDGGQIAALQFQNLLAKAIFDGLGLGITDLSFDPHLGQPDRKMGLPLCLQLRLTFDGSQVLVELAIKHLLDNRIIWLGSRMIGRTQMERAEYGIAAALISQAVDQLSLFQELSAGDGRLSRDGLFIDAVNAIFRLSRGDLEKAERQLQEQIQYQPRASAFAWLSFIRTFQVGQRFSALDAHLIEEAQAYARKALELDPNNSVSLALVGHVHSFLFREYDYAAGLFEKSIRLNPALPLGWDLYAMLHCYAGQPEKASAMARWVQELGVYSAHKYYFDTTKCISAGLAGDHAAAIAAGEDALHSRPNFNSLLRYLASSHAHAGNLEAAHQYVERLDKVENGFSITSFRGTGYPLLSTGGGKLLLDGLIKAGARIR; this is encoded by the coding sequence ATGGATCGCATGGATGAAAAACATGCAGTGTTCCGGATGTACCTGCTTGGCCCATTCAGCCTTGTCGACAGCAAAGGGAAATCCGCCACACCCAGGTCTCAGAAGGCCCAGGCAATCCTTGCAATGCTTGCTCTGTCTGCGCGAGGATCCCGCTCGCGGGTTTGGCTGAGAGACAAATTGTGGAGCGACCGGTCCGAGGATCAGGCGGCTGCCAGCCTGAGACAGGCCCTGCTCGATATTCACAAAGCCCTGGGTTCGTGTCGCGATCTCATCATCGCCGACAAGAACACGGTGTGGCTGGATATGGACAGCATCGCGCTCGACACCGATGACATGCTCCGCAGCGAGCGCCTTGCGGATCAGATCACCGATGAACTGCTCGAAGGCATGGATATCCGCGATCCTGAATTCGAAGACTGGCTGACGGTCGAGAGACAGAACTGGTACCGACGCATCGAAGAAGGGCGCGTCGATGACGTGTTCGAACCTCGCCAGCAACCGCGCCGCGACGTCAGCACGCTATCGGCACTGCTGCCTTTGACAGGCTTGCCCGACCAGCGCCCGACCGATATTCCCTCGGCAGCTGCAGGCAATGATCCGGACAAGCCGCCGTCCCCGGACAATATTCAGTGGACCATCGCTCTCCAGCCGCCGATTGTCGTCGGCGCCGGAGATGGGGGGCAGATCGCGGCTTTGCAGTTTCAAAACCTGCTCGCCAAGGCGATCTTCGACGGATTGGGGCTCGGCATTACCGATCTCTCCTTCGATCCGCACCTTGGCCAACCCGATCGAAAAATGGGCCTGCCACTGTGTCTTCAACTGCGGCTGACGTTCGATGGCAGTCAGGTGTTGGTGGAACTGGCGATCAAGCATCTGCTGGACAACCGGATCATATGGCTTGGCAGCCGTATGATCGGACGCACCCAGATGGAGCGGGCCGAATACGGGATCGCGGCGGCTCTAATCAGCCAGGCGGTCGACCAGCTGTCGCTGTTTCAGGAGCTGAGCGCCGGCGACGGTCGCCTCAGCCGCGATGGTCTCTTCATCGACGCGGTCAACGCTATTTTTCGGCTTTCGAGAGGCGATCTCGAAAAAGCGGAAAGGCAGCTGCAGGAACAGATTCAGTATCAGCCGCGAGCATCTGCCTTCGCCTGGTTGTCCTTCATCCGCACATTCCAGGTCGGCCAGCGCTTCAGCGCGCTGGATGCGCATCTGATCGAAGAGGCCCAGGCTTATGCGCGAAAGGCCCTTGAACTCGATCCGAACAATTCCGTCTCCCTGGCGCTGGTCGGACACGTTCATTCTTTCCTGTTTCGGGAATACGACTACGCCGCCGGTCTGTTCGAGAAGTCGATCCGCCTGAACCCGGCCTTGCCGCTGGGATGGGATCTCTATGCCATGCTGCACTGCTATGCGGGACAGCCGGAGAAGGCCAGTGCAATGGCGCGGTGGGTTCAGGAGCTCGGCGTCTATAGCGCGCATAAATATTACTTCGATACCACGAAATGCATCAGCGCTGGTTTGGCAGGTGACCACGCGGCAGCAATCGCGGCGGGCGAGGATGCGCTGCATTCCCGGCCGAACTTCAATAGCCTGTTGCGCTATCTCGCCTCCAGCCATGCCCACGCGGGCAATTTGGAGGCCGCGCACCAATATGTGGAACGGCTCGATAAGGTTGAAAACGGGTTTTCCATAACCTCGTTTCGCGGTACGGGCTATCCATTGCTCAGTACCGGCGGCGGAAAGCTGCTGCTCGACGGCTTGATCAAGGCCGGCGCCAGAATTCGCTAA
- a CDS encoding ThiF family adenylyltransferase, which produces MKAFEYHADLFDVIHETDFVIVGCGGLGSQIASQLAALGARNFFLVDGDRIEENSQNRRSRATAEDTGRLKSDRLATYLASRFSAAVAIMTQFADGAEAARLTLARTRKPFLILAEDDGSLVRQFLAEYHATAPAPLPYLHVGQLGPFCVAGPLVALPDDACPFCCSTLPASVDTGDVAQPSPADNALIACFAVSQIAIERLTHRSSLRGHRWLFAPATGHASLHPVSKSHDCKVCQP; this is translated from the coding sequence ATGAAAGCCTTCGAATATCATGCCGATCTCTTTGATGTCATTCACGAGACGGATTTCGTAATTGTCGGATGCGGGGGCCTCGGCTCCCAGATCGCCTCCCAGCTTGCGGCACTCGGGGCTCGCAATTTCTTCCTGGTCGATGGCGACCGCATCGAAGAGAACAGCCAAAACCGAAGAAGCCGGGCGACAGCGGAGGATACCGGTCGACTAAAGAGCGACCGGTTGGCAACCTATCTCGCCTCCCGCTTTTCCGCCGCGGTCGCAATCATGACCCAGTTTGCCGATGGAGCGGAAGCTGCCCGGCTGACCCTGGCCCGCACGCGTAAACCATTCCTGATACTTGCAGAGGACGATGGTTCCCTGGTCCGCCAGTTCCTGGCGGAATATCACGCGACGGCGCCAGCGCCTCTGCCTTATCTGCATGTCGGCCAGCTCGGCCCGTTTTGTGTCGCAGGGCCGCTGGTGGCGCTGCCGGATGACGCGTGCCCCTTCTGTTGCTCGACATTGCCAGCATCGGTCGACACAGGCGACGTAGCCCAGCCGTCGCCGGCCGACAACGCCCTGATCGCCTGTTTTGCGGTTTCGCAGATCGCCATCGAACGCCTTACCCACCGCAGTTCATTGCGCGGCCATCGCTGGCTTTTTGCTCCAGCCACGGGCCACGCCTCGCTGCATCCCGTTTCCAAGAGCCACGATTGCAAGGTGTGTCAACCATGA
- a CDS encoding aKG-HExxH-type peptide beta-hydroxylase, with protein MSAYQIEQLADQAKALLQRNPLFSRSAFVNAAATGNMLKQRPRYARILAAASELLESVERVEALAAYFPGLSDGGYHDADAFLPTAAFLPVRSDPYRSVALAAWMDELQWALESYVDGAGSEVVDDNLQPRLVAEDLAIERHPVRRLSCGIGLVLIDSLEASRTLGKRIAHCLPADPGLEHAQTSDRDVDRIADHLAEAITLISTVDPGSYQRLTAGLHTLYISTRRGAISSVCSSGDLPGSAVVVLSQERLDAEDYPATAAELLREAGHVLLRLYTAAAPLSLPAELRYVSPYTHSLQTLESILHMAYAIPWECAVRIACLPFRAPPEHRAREAAFVIAYAARLIPLIDIAREGIERLGGDVLLDLRDIAVIPSWGAAILALVDRLLEREPMARRQAYYAQRRCVVDRQAWDLGQVILRGEQPIDPRMGRPMLQSSGDGLSLWYDGRLHMIRKATIRPPDALSIQDVALAGTSGSIVMAHA; from the coding sequence ATGTCTGCTTATCAAATCGAGCAGTTGGCGGATCAGGCCAAAGCCTTGCTTCAGCGTAATCCGCTCTTTTCGAGGTCCGCTTTCGTGAATGCGGCTGCAACGGGCAATATGCTGAAACAGCGGCCTCGTTATGCCCGAATTCTTGCGGCCGCTTCCGAACTGCTGGAGAGCGTTGAAAGGGTGGAGGCCCTGGCTGCCTATTTCCCGGGCCTGTCCGATGGCGGATATCATGATGCCGACGCCTTCCTGCCCACTGCAGCCTTCCTGCCCGTGCGAAGCGACCCTTACCGGTCTGTCGCTCTGGCTGCCTGGATGGATGAGCTTCAGTGGGCGCTGGAAAGCTACGTTGATGGCGCCGGTTCCGAGGTTGTGGACGACAACCTGCAGCCTCGTCTTGTGGCCGAGGACCTTGCGATCGAGCGCCATCCGGTGCGCCGACTGTCCTGTGGTATCGGTCTTGTTCTGATTGACAGTCTGGAAGCGAGCCGCACCCTGGGCAAGCGCATCGCTCATTGCTTGCCGGCCGATCCCGGCCTCGAACATGCCCAGACGAGCGACCGCGATGTTGACAGGATCGCCGATCATCTCGCCGAAGCCATTACCTTGATCTCGACCGTGGATCCCGGCAGCTACCAACGGCTGACTGCAGGCCTTCATACCCTTTATATCAGCACCCGGCGCGGTGCGATAAGCTCGGTCTGCAGCTCCGGGGATCTGCCGGGGAGCGCCGTCGTGGTCCTGTCGCAGGAAAGATTGGACGCCGAAGACTATCCCGCCACTGCGGCGGAGCTTCTGCGCGAAGCGGGCCATGTCCTGCTGCGGCTGTACACTGCGGCTGCGCCGTTATCGCTGCCCGCCGAGCTCCGTTACGTCTCGCCATACACACATAGTTTACAGACGCTCGAAAGCATCCTGCATATGGCCTACGCCATTCCCTGGGAGTGTGCCGTTCGCATCGCATGCTTGCCTTTCAGAGCACCGCCTGAGCACCGCGCGCGGGAAGCAGCTTTTGTTATTGCGTATGCTGCCCGCCTGATACCGCTCATCGATATCGCCCGCGAGGGGATCGAGCGTCTGGGCGGCGATGTTCTTCTCGACCTCCGGGACATCGCCGTCATTCCATCCTGGGGCGCCGCAATCTTGGCGCTCGTCGACCGGCTCCTGGAACGGGAGCCGATGGCTCGGCGCCAGGCCTATTACGCCCAGCGCCGGTGCGTCGTGGATCGTCAGGCCTGGGATCTCGGGCAGGTGATTCTGCGGGGAGAACAGCCGATTGACCCAAGGATGGGCCGCCCGATGCTGCAGAGCAGCGGCGATGGTCTCAGCCTTTGGTATGATGGCCGGCTCCATATGATCCGCAAAGCCACCATCCGGCCTCCCGATGCGCTTTCCATTCAAGATGTCGCGCTGGCGGGAACGTCAGGTTCGATCGTGATGGCGCATGCGTGA
- a CDS encoding DUF6282 family protein, with protein MTEASAATTTDRNAEIADLLVGAVDLHCHSGPAVFPRLLDHYEAMVEASAAGFSALVYKDHFYPGMAHAKLLETLYPDTGVRLYSGVALNNASGGINPHAVDHAVKLGGKIVWMPTFAAANHIDKSANETKNYPKSADPMLAPIPLSVLDENGKLTKETNEVLDVIAAGDIILSSGHLSVDELKVLYPEAKRRGVKKMMINHPTYVVGCSDDDIRELSRLGVYMEHSICMFIPNERGPARWNAAELRRLVDLAGVEMTIFGSDLGLVKMPRPVEGYRAIVNDLLDLQVPRSDIRKLVGGNAVELL; from the coding sequence ATGACCGAAGCGTCCGCCGCCACCACCACTGACCGAAACGCCGAAATCGCCGATCTTCTTGTTGGCGCCGTCGATCTCCACTGCCATAGCGGGCCGGCGGTCTTTCCGCGGCTGCTGGATCATTACGAAGCCATGGTCGAGGCGTCTGCCGCCGGCTTTTCCGCGCTGGTCTACAAGGACCATTTCTACCCTGGCATGGCGCATGCCAAGCTGCTTGAGACGCTCTATCCGGATACGGGCGTGCGCCTCTATTCCGGTGTCGCGCTCAACAATGCGAGCGGCGGTATCAATCCGCATGCGGTCGATCACGCCGTCAAGCTCGGCGGCAAGATCGTCTGGATGCCGACATTCGCGGCGGCGAACCATATCGACAAGAGCGCCAACGAGACCAAGAACTATCCAAAGAGCGCCGATCCGATGCTGGCGCCCATTCCGCTGAGCGTGCTCGACGAGAACGGCAAGCTTACCAAGGAAACCAATGAAGTCCTCGACGTGATCGCTGCCGGCGACATCATTCTTTCGAGCGGGCATCTCTCGGTGGACGAGCTGAAAGTGCTTTATCCGGAAGCGAAACGGCGTGGGGTGAAGAAGATGATGATCAATCATCCCACCTATGTCGTCGGCTGCTCCGACGACGATATCCGGGAACTGAGCCGGCTTGGCGTCTATATGGAACATTCCATCTGCATGTTCATCCCCAACGAGCGCGGTCCAGCCAGGTGGAACGCTGCTGAATTGCGCCGTCTCGTGGATCTGGCGGGCGTGGAGATGACGATATTCGGCTCCGACCTCGGCCTCGTGAAGATGCCGCGTCCAGTCGAAGGATACCGCGCCATCGTCAACGACCTGCTCGACCTGCAGGTGCCCAGGTCCGATATTCGCAAACTGGTGGGCGGCAATGCAGTGGAACTGCTTTGA
- a CDS encoding S8 family serine peptidase, giving the protein MEALQAVPMDYYYLWHLTALGVIDADYGSPPIVPPSENETAASPVPDPEIAGSVWDTIAAAGPIHPARVALIDVGIAPDHPNLATRLDREASIDLTTHRYGSRVAEILEATTSFDREEKQAFFAGLDITALGNLGLSNDDREYLDDIVAEYAASQGVVRRLFQPESLFASHGTCCAGLIVGEPAVVTQDEAPPALPEGIFYGDGGTPCPSANRNVLPYFGVDPFSRVISIRTSFEDDVLQFIAAFLYAYHQRVDVIVMPRGLPDPKRSRVIPKNELKADLERWKNQVAADLFARISLAEHGSAELEPKAAQKGSNPDRAWHILKQLIVAISHHIPIVCAAGNSGESQLIYPASLAADDNGIIAVGAVTVEGYRSGYSNYGEGLTVVSPSDDGEVFNRHQLRIDRLSPFAAQHDYQAFGLREYPYSHFSLLTTDLAGAFGYNRGADPWSSIVPFGANPGIGGGYYTTFGGTSGASAQVGGICALMQRAHKSQNGGDARLSGPAVKSILQATSRLDATVAPGIRALTPDCMNADGEDTLEMSYFFGFGLPDVPAAIAAVLTP; this is encoded by the coding sequence ATGGAAGCGCTGCAAGCTGTACCGATGGACTACTACTATCTCTGGCATCTGACGGCCTTGGGCGTCATCGATGCCGATTACGGTTCGCCGCCAATCGTACCGCCGTCCGAAAACGAGACCGCCGCGTCCCCAGTCCCTGACCCGGAGATCGCGGGAAGTGTCTGGGATACGATTGCGGCTGCCGGTCCTATCCATCCCGCTCGCGTGGCACTGATCGATGTCGGGATAGCACCCGATCATCCGAATTTGGCGACGCGGCTTGACCGGGAAGCGTCGATCGACCTTACGACCCATCGTTACGGCTCGCGCGTTGCCGAAATCCTCGAGGCGACCACGTCCTTCGATCGTGAAGAAAAGCAGGCGTTCTTCGCCGGGCTTGATATCACCGCGTTGGGAAATCTCGGCCTGTCCAACGATGATCGGGAATATCTCGACGACATCGTCGCGGAATATGCGGCCTCGCAGGGCGTCGTCCGCCGGCTGTTCCAGCCGGAGTCGCTTTTTGCATCCCATGGCACCTGCTGTGCCGGGCTGATCGTCGGCGAACCGGCCGTGGTGACGCAGGACGAGGCCCCGCCGGCTCTCCCCGAAGGCATATTCTACGGTGACGGCGGCACGCCATGCCCGAGCGCCAATCGCAATGTTCTTCCCTATTTCGGTGTCGATCCCTTCTCGCGGGTGATCTCGATCAGGACGTCCTTCGAGGACGATGTCCTGCAGTTCATCGCCGCGTTTCTCTACGCTTATCATCAGCGCGTCGACGTCATCGTCATGCCGCGCGGCTTACCGGACCCGAAGCGCAGCCGGGTCATTCCGAAGAACGAATTGAAGGCGGATCTCGAACGCTGGAAAAATCAAGTCGCTGCCGATCTGTTCGCCCGTATTTCGCTGGCCGAACATGGCAGCGCCGAGCTGGAGCCGAAAGCTGCGCAAAAGGGATCAAACCCTGATCGGGCGTGGCACATCCTCAAGCAGCTCATCGTTGCCATCAGCCATCATATTCCGATCGTTTGCGCGGCAGGAAACAGCGGTGAAAGCCAGTTGATCTATCCGGCCAGTCTGGCGGCCGATGACAACGGGATCATCGCAGTCGGTGCGGTGACGGTCGAGGGCTACCGTTCAGGATACAGCAATTACGGTGAGGGGCTTACGGTCGTCTCACCATCCGATGACGGCGAAGTTTTCAATCGTCATCAGTTGCGTATCGATCGCCTGTCTCCTTTTGCCGCGCAACATGACTATCAGGCATTCGGACTGCGGGAATATCCGTATTCGCACTTCTCATTGCTGACGACCGATCTTGCCGGCGCATTCGGCTACAACCGGGGGGCCGATCCATGGTCGTCCATTGTGCCATTCGGAGCCAACCCCGGTATTGGCGGTGGCTATTACACGACGTTCGGCGGCACGTCCGGAGCCTCTGCACAGGTAGGGGGCATCTGCGCCTTGATGCAGCGGGCACATAAGAGCCAGAATGGTGGCGATGCGCGGCTCTCAGGCCCCGCAGTCAAGTCGATCCTCCAGGCCACTTCCCGCCTGGATGCGACCGTAGCGCCCGGAATACGTGCCCTTACTCCTGATTGCATGAACGCCGACGGCGAAGATACTCTCGAGATGAGTTACTTCTTCGGATTCGGCCTGCCCGACGTACCCGCAGCGATCGCCGCCGTCTTGACTCCCTGA
- a CDS encoding phosphatase PAP2 family protein, giving the protein MVAEANFEAQSKIVQFMNSYKFKVEPDTVLPCEPRPVAAPLPEAVAPPPAAPAPLPEEGPPIDEPPLMMATMAAASVLNKSVANKSVLNKAALNKNKNKNKNKNKNKSTMDGASLGVSQLIPAFELRRLHQQPSRNAFTAARRFTWEMLDILPPPGPDYTRLEAAVLLSMQRRDRERARRLPDIQAEATISVSEFTRALHIEDIGGFEQTEGLFQAILTACEYVGLLYKSQFNRLRPNQFESLLRPLLPVPVHESYPSNHAFQCFSIVFAFSTILPEHPATDDLARIAQNVAENREWAGLHYPSDTQAGRDLARRFAPYLHDAFGSLFQAVHDEWV; this is encoded by the coding sequence ATGGTAGCGGAAGCAAATTTTGAGGCGCAATCGAAGATTGTGCAATTTATGAATTCATATAAATTTAAAGTTGAGCCGGACACGGTTCTCCCTTGCGAGCCGAGGCCTGTCGCGGCCCCCCTTCCGGAGGCGGTGGCACCGCCGCCCGCTGCGCCGGCTCCTTTGCCTGAGGAAGGTCCCCCCATAGACGAACCGCCGTTGATGATGGCGACAATGGCAGCTGCCTCGGTCCTCAACAAGAGTGTTGCGAACAAGTCGGTGCTCAACAAGGCCGCGCTGAACAAGAACAAGAATAAAAACAAAAATAAGAACAAAAACAAGTCGACGATGGACGGCGCGAGCCTCGGCGTATCGCAGCTTATTCCGGCGTTTGAATTGCGCCGCTTGCACCAGCAGCCGTCGCGCAACGCGTTCACGGCCGCGCGGCGCTTTACCTGGGAAATGCTCGATATCCTGCCGCCACCCGGCCCGGACTACACCCGACTGGAAGCAGCGGTGCTGCTTTCCATGCAGCGGCGCGATCGTGAACGGGCGAGGCGATTGCCCGACATCCAGGCTGAAGCGACTATTTCCGTGTCGGAATTCACCCGCGCCTTGCATATCGAGGATATCGGCGGGTTTGAGCAGACTGAGGGATTGTTTCAGGCGATCCTGACCGCCTGCGAATATGTGGGGCTTCTCTACAAAAGCCAGTTCAACAGGCTTCGGCCGAACCAGTTCGAATCCCTGTTGCGGCCGCTTCTGCCCGTGCCGGTGCACGAATCCTATCCCAGCAACCATGCCTTCCAGTGCTTTTCGATCGTATTCGCTTTCTCGACGATCCTGCCGGAACATCCCGCCACGGACGACCTCGCCCGTATCGCGCAGAACGTCGCTGAAAATCGCGAATGGGCCGGGTTGCATTATCCGAGCGATACGCAAGCTGGCCGGGATCTGGCGCGGCGCTTCGCCCCATACCTTCATGATGCGTTCGGATCGCTTTTCCAGGCGGTCCACGACGAATGGGTTTGA
- a CDS encoding class I SAM-dependent methyltransferase, producing MKTLSSQDYYFSIVAALKQKNVPPGGEAMMEAILAAIPSGARKIVDFGCNTGWISRRVARAFPQAEVIGVDENPAIIEVAREVARLEDSTAVFSRTETVALPDIISEADVIICGGSAAFFDRPLDLYRMVARCLRSGGLLMDCHYVYDADVPPSLRQEEKEMFGLGWMPDGLNDIVSVHEDAGLSVGKIKRLPRFHFEDSAAARVARHILHMVPKMQELAEAMAKRRRLISKLAHHRYPYLLIARTGEQTVAEGVTQRERTEVPMASDAITSNRHVSARGPTVARRSFWREAARAVSLQSAYP from the coding sequence ATGAAGACCCTCTCTTCCCAGGACTACTATTTCTCGATCGTCGCCGCTCTGAAGCAGAAGAACGTGCCGCCTGGCGGAGAAGCGATGATGGAGGCGATACTTGCCGCCATCCCCAGCGGCGCGCGCAAGATCGTCGACTTCGGCTGCAATACCGGCTGGATCAGCCGGAGGGTTGCACGGGCTTTTCCGCAAGCCGAAGTCATCGGCGTGGACGAAAATCCGGCGATAATCGAGGTCGCGCGCGAGGTGGCGCGGCTGGAGGACTCGACGGCGGTATTTTCCCGCACCGAAACGGTCGCGCTTCCCGACATCATCTCGGAGGCGGACGTCATCATATGCGGAGGAAGCGCTGCCTTTTTCGACCGGCCGCTGGATCTCTACCGGATGGTGGCGCGATGCCTGAGGTCCGGCGGCCTCCTTATGGATTGCCACTATGTCTACGACGCCGACGTGCCTCCTTCTCTTCGCCAGGAGGAGAAGGAAATGTTCGGCCTGGGGTGGATGCCTGACGGTCTGAACGACATCGTGTCCGTCCACGAAGACGCAGGGCTGAGCGTCGGTAAGATCAAGCGGCTGCCTCGATTCCATTTCGAAGACAGTGCTGCAGCCCGGGTGGCGCGCCATATCCTGCACATGGTTCCGAAGATGCAGGAATTGGCGGAGGCAATGGCGAAACGCCGGCGGCTGATCAGCAAGCTGGCGCATCACCGATACCCCTATCTGCTGATAGCGCGCACCGGCGAACAGACCGTTGCCGAAGGCGTGACGCAACGCGAACGCACGGAAGTCCCGATGGCGTCCGACGCGATCACGTCCAATCGTCATGTTTCCGCGCGCGGCCCGACTGTCGCCCGGCGCAGCTTTTGGCGGGAGGCAGCAAGGGCTGTCAGCCTGCAAAGCGCATATCCGTAA
- a CDS encoding cupin domain-containing protein: MYAANDPRAALNTATARSNPAPAAYKGAEYARFYDAPPQEMTGGNETYYARGQNLVVAHTRGKAGLVLSRTNQVDEYVVLLPNKDTPAEVHWNGRSIAVGGYCIVVVPPGDSEVHLKGDGEVIRLITTRADDLVAKCSNADSYLSPDPNVPPFEPWPDPVGGHKLRHYSLDVPPEPGRFGIIFRCSTIMVNFLPGSGPRDITRMSPHFHDDFEQYSLCVAGSYIHYLRWPWISDLNAWRPDDAELCAAPSVAVIPPPAVHTSRSMDPVKNVLVDIFSPPRADFSAKPGWVLNADEYPAPADTAR, from the coding sequence ATGTACGCAGCAAACGATCCACGGGCGGCGCTCAATACCGCAACGGCCCGCAGCAATCCCGCTCCTGCCGCCTACAAGGGCGCGGAATATGCCCGCTTCTATGATGCCCCGCCGCAGGAGATGACGGGCGGCAACGAGACCTATTATGCGCGGGGCCAGAACCTTGTGGTCGCGCACACCAGGGGCAAAGCCGGCCTCGTGCTTTCCCGGACCAACCAAGTCGACGAATATGTGGTTCTGCTTCCCAACAAGGATACGCCGGCCGAGGTCCACTGGAACGGCCGGAGCATTGCGGTTGGCGGCTATTGCATCGTCGTCGTGCCTCCAGGCGACAGCGAGGTGCATCTGAAAGGCGACGGCGAGGTGATCCGGTTGATCACCACCCGCGCCGACGATCTCGTCGCCAAATGCTCCAACGCGGACTCCTATCTGAGCCCCGACCCGAACGTTCCGCCGTTCGAGCCCTGGCCCGATCCGGTCGGCGGCCACAAGCTGCGTCACTACAGCCTTGATGTTCCGCCAGAACCCGGCCGCTTCGGCATCATCTTCCGCTGCTCGACGATCATGGTCAACTTCCTGCCCGGCAGCGGGCCGCGCGACATCACCAGGATGTCGCCGCACTTCCACGACGATTTCGAACAGTATTCGCTCTGCGTCGCGGGCTCCTACATCCACTACCTGCGCTGGCCCTGGATCAGCGATCTCAATGCCTGGCGGCCGGATGACGCGGAGCTATGCGCAGCGCCCTCGGTTGCCGTCATTCCGCCCCCGGCCGTCCACACGTCCCGGTCGATGGACCCGGTGAAGAATGTCCTGGTCGACATCTTCAGCCCGCCGCGCGCCGATTTTTCCGCCAAGCCCGGCTGGGTGCTGAATGCCGACGAATATCCCGCACCAGCCGACACCGCGCGCTGA
- a CDS encoding HpcH/HpaI aldolase family protein: MPRTEFTARLKASQQLLGTFVKTPTSHASEILGGAGFDFVVIDEEHAPIDRFTTDQILLGCRANDIAGLVRVPSSAPSAIQSVLDCGASGVLVPHVASVEVARAAVAASRYHGGARGFSNSPRAGGYGATGMWAHIEAQDRDIAVLAMIEDREAIDVIEDIVAVDGLDGIFIGRGDLTVSLGARSASEPVVKDAVARIMAAARNAGKPICIMVGSVDEVAPFRAEGASAFIVSSDQALLRASANRIRAEFSAAVN, encoded by the coding sequence ATGCCACGGACGGAGTTTACGGCGCGTTTGAAGGCGTCTCAGCAACTGCTCGGCACATTCGTCAAGACGCCCACCAGCCATGCCTCGGAAATCCTCGGCGGCGCGGGGTTCGATTTCGTGGTCATTGACGAAGAACACGCGCCGATCGATCGTTTCACGACCGACCAGATCCTGCTGGGATGCCGGGCGAACGATATCGCCGGCCTCGTCCGGGTGCCCTCGTCGGCTCCGAGCGCCATCCAGTCGGTGCTCGATTGCGGCGCCAGCGGCGTGCTGGTCCCGCATGTAGCCTCGGTCGAGGTCGCGCGCGCCGCGGTGGCCGCCAGCCGATATCACGGCGGCGCCCGCGGGTTTTCCAATTCGCCGCGCGCCGGCGGTTACGGCGCGACCGGCATGTGGGCGCATATCGAGGCGCAGGACCGCGATATCGCCGTGCTGGCGATGATCGAGGATCGCGAGGCGATCGATGTCATCGAGGACATCGTGGCCGTCGACGGGCTCGACGGGATCTTCATCGGCCGCGGTGACCTGACGGTTTCGCTCGGCGCCAGGTCGGCGAGCGAACCGGTGGTCAAGGATGCTGTTGCGCGCATCATGGCCGCCGCCCGCAATGCCGGCAAACCCATCTGCATCATGGTCGGCTCGGTGGATGAGGTCGCGCCGTTCCGGGCGGAGGGGGCGAGTGCCTTCATCGTTTCCTCCGACCAGGCTCTTTTGCGCGCCAGCGCCAACCGGATCCGCGCCGAATTCAGCGCGGCCGTCAACTGA